In Desulfovibrio sp. 86, the following proteins share a genomic window:
- a CDS encoding ABC transporter ATP-binding protein, giving the protein MLRFEDVSYTYPFQEHPAVSHISLHVKPGEVVLCTGASGCGKSTLIRLANGLCPLHFAGTLEGRVLVNGVSTLEQDLPHLARQAGTLFQDPEQQFFALNVEDELAFALEWQGMPVEQMHETVKRSVREFGLHSLLGASLHELSEGQKQKVGLATLWTQTPQALILDEPTANLDPESTVELALQLKQLKARGMAILVVDHRLYWLADVADRVIVMQDGHIREQGEFSLLHDAELRARYGLREASVPDVRHTLPSCSIAGQHPVEAHNLTYAHTGQEPLYCNARFALPSGITALIGPNGTGKTTLARVLAGLNQPQAGEITMDGLPLNPRQRLAGTGIVLQNADHQLHMRTALAEVQTCLDLAGQKSGGDAMKLLAAFGLEPLASRHPQSLSGGEKQRLVIACALAKKPRLLILDEPTSGLDGQNMSRLAQALESQTQDGRCILLITHDLELLARMGRHALRLPLPPNIRATGGQGERTDTQEAVTTAA; this is encoded by the coding sequence ATGCTGCGTTTTGAAGATGTCAGCTATACCTATCCTTTTCAGGAACATCCGGCGGTGAGCCATATCTCGCTGCACGTCAAGCCCGGCGAAGTGGTGCTCTGCACCGGGGCCAGTGGCTGCGGCAAATCAACGCTCATCCGTCTGGCCAACGGCCTGTGCCCCCTGCATTTCGCGGGCACACTTGAAGGCCGGGTGCTGGTCAACGGCGTCTCCACCCTGGAGCAGGATCTGCCCCACCTGGCGCGGCAGGCGGGCACGCTTTTTCAGGACCCGGAACAGCAGTTCTTTGCCCTCAACGTGGAGGACGAGCTGGCCTTTGCCCTGGAGTGGCAGGGCATGCCCGTGGAACAGATGCACGAAACCGTGAAGCGCTCGGTGCGCGAATTCGGCCTGCATTCGCTGCTGGGCGCATCCCTTCATGAACTGTCCGAAGGGCAAAAGCAGAAGGTGGGGCTCGCCACCCTGTGGACGCAAACGCCGCAGGCGCTCATTCTGGACGAACCCACCGCCAATCTGGACCCGGAATCCACCGTGGAACTGGCCCTGCAGCTCAAACAGCTCAAGGCGCGGGGCATGGCCATCCTTGTGGTGGACCACCGCCTGTACTGGCTGGCCGACGTGGCCGACAGGGTCATTGTCATGCAGGACGGGCACATCCGGGAGCAGGGGGAATTCTCCCTGCTGCACGACGCGGAACTGCGCGCCCGCTACGGCCTGCGTGAAGCCAGCGTGCCCGACGTGCGCCACACCCTGCCCTCCTGTTCCATTGCCGGGCAGCACCCGGTGGAGGCGCACAACCTGACCTATGCCCACACCGGGCAGGAGCCGCTCTATTGCAACGCCCGCTTTGCGCTGCCCTCGGGCATCACGGCGCTCATCGGCCCCAACGGCACGGGCAAGACGACTCTGGCCCGCGTGCTGGCCGGGCTGAACCAGCCCCAGGCCGGAGAAATCACCATGGACGGGCTGCCCCTGAACCCGCGCCAGCGCCTTGCGGGCACAGGCATTGTGCTGCAGAACGCCGACCACCAGTTGCATATGCGCACGGCCCTGGCCGAGGTGCAGACCTGCCTTGACCTCGCGGGGCAAAAGAGCGGCGGCGACGCCATGAAACTACTGGCGGCCTTTGGCCTGGAGCCCCTTGCCAGCCGTCATCCCCAGTCCCTTTCCGGCGGCGAAAAACAGCGCCTTGTCATTGCCTGCGCTCTGGCCAAAAAACCCCGCCTGCTCATTCTGGACGAACCCACAAGCGGTCTGGACGGGCAAAACATGTCGCGGCTGGCGCAGGCGCTGGAATCCCAGACGCAGGACGGACGCTGCATCCTGCTTATTACGCATGACCTTGAACTGCTGGCCCGCATGGGCCGTCATGCCCTGCGGCTGCCCCTGCCGCCGAATATACGCGCAACCGGTGGACAAGGGGAACGCACCGACACACAGGAAGCCGTCACCACGGCCGCATAG
- a CDS encoding energy-coupling factor transporter transmembrane component T: protein MQASYASNRPLPQGWLYEADVRAKIGVSALASLGTLVTSNLEGQLLLAGASLCYALCMRRPLALLAAYAVLAAMICIAMGCVWIMGKFSPRLMGNMNYISLTIPFLRVLTMLHVVLPLALSSRVQNLLDALRGLKLPFCIYLPAAVILRFIPTFINDVKQVTESLKMRGYRLNPWTMTRHPALSMRLLLTPLLFRSLRTSEDLGVAAELKGLGMGEKLTPYRKRAWTSRDSLLLAAALLVVTGAIACQYTLGGSTLGGMR from the coding sequence ATGCAGGCATCGTACGCCAGTAACCGTCCCTTGCCGCAAGGCTGGCTGTATGAGGCCGACGTGCGGGCGAAAATCGGGGTGAGCGCACTTGCCTCGCTGGGAACCCTGGTCACCTCCAACCTTGAAGGGCAACTGCTGCTGGCAGGGGCGTCGCTGTGCTACGCCCTGTGCATGCGCAGACCCCTGGCCCTGCTCGCCGCCTACGCTGTGCTGGCCGCCATGATCTGCATTGCCATGGGCTGTGTATGGATTATGGGCAAATTCTCGCCCCGGCTCATGGGCAACATGAACTATATATCCCTGACCATTCCCTTTCTGCGGGTGCTGACCATGCTCCATGTGGTGCTGCCCCTGGCGCTTTCCAGCCGGGTGCAAAACCTGCTGGACGCCCTGCGCGGGCTCAAGCTGCCCTTCTGCATCTATCTGCCGGCCGCCGTCATCCTCCGGTTCATCCCCACCTTCATAAACGACGTGAAGCAGGTGACGGAATCCCTCAAGATGCGCGGCTACCGGCTGAATCCGTGGACAATGACGCGCCATCCCGCGCTCAGCATGCGCCTGTTGCTCACGCCGCTGCTTTTCCGCTCGCTACGCACGTCTGAAGACCTGGGCGTCGCTGCGGAACTCAAGGGCCTTGGCATGGGCGAAAAACTCACCCCCTACCGCAAAAGGGCCTGGACCAGCCGCGACAGCCTGCTGCTGGCCGCCGCACTGCTTGTGGTGACCGGCGCCATTGCCTGCCAGTACACGCTGGGCGGCTCCACCCTGGGAGGTATGCGCTGA
- a CDS encoding MptD family putative ECF transporter S component — MKSTVNRYWNAHELVVIGVFSAAAKISTLLVALAGGGMNPVSLLLKNLVFTTLLIVMLYKVRKPGTLLLFTLINMLVSALLLGTSLTLLPAMLLAALIAETAAALTGGLSRPWGPLVAVAVFDLLFRICSLGISWLVMRENPAILVAAVPIVGLGYVGALIGLFTGVKAVRELRHAGIVRQ, encoded by the coding sequence ATGAAGTCCACGGTCAACCGCTACTGGAATGCCCATGAGCTGGTGGTCATCGGGGTATTTTCGGCAGCCGCCAAAATTTCCACCCTGCTGGTGGCTCTGGCCGGAGGAGGCATGAACCCCGTGTCCCTCCTGCTGAAAAACCTCGTCTTCACCACACTCTTGATAGTCATGCTCTATAAGGTGCGCAAACCCGGCACCCTGCTGCTTTTCACGCTTATCAACATGCTGGTGAGCGCATTGCTGCTCGGAACCAGCCTCACGCTGCTTCCGGCCATGCTTCTGGCGGCCCTCATTGCAGAAACGGCGGCGGCCCTGACGGGCGGGCTCTCGCGGCCCTGGGGGCCTCTGGTGGCTGTGGCCGTGTTCGACCTGCTCTTCCGCATCTGTTCTCTGGGCATTTCCTGGCTGGTCATGCGTGAAAATCCCGCCATACTTGTGGCCGCCGTGCCCATTGTGGGTCTGGGATACGTGGGCGCGCTTATCGGTCTTTTTACCGGCGTAAAAGCCGTCAGGGAGCTGCGCCATGCAGGCATCGTACGCCAGTAA
- a CDS encoding TonB-dependent receptor plug domain-containing protein has translation MILLRSLRRHALPLGLAGALFWSAPAHAEPLQTDTVKVSASRVEKELLDVPMAVSVVTEEQIKLSPAATVGGILQDIPGVQVLNSGAQGLKRIAIRGESPNRVLILIDGQKIAENKSMDGSALLVDPAMIERIEVIKGPASVLYGSEAMGGVINIITKKGGTKPIQGQLTTSYNGSTRGFDESLSLYGGYEGFKYRTTGANTYQHNLSTPDGEAKHSKFKQQSGSAFLSYDFTPHLTVGGLYEQFYSEILAGNRKTPNFFVDISPWERKKAAVFAEIKDVTSFLPRLRMDAFWQHNRKKMLNHVEQGEAMLMDNHANNKNEQWGASLQSDWAIGENNYLIAGYEFNRDGLDAKTDQAITATGVKKGVLTTTFIDTNYKYKGYMDTHALYALMESKLPWDFTLSYGVRQTWVSSHMTTAEGNNRVQVSTKGRTMPPQYGSADAGATGDTWESNPVFNVTLMWQGIKDLALRAGFSQGFRAPNLQDKYIISSMGGGTVYPNQDLKPEKSNTWELGARYFAHGLSLDLTGFYTVADDYIASMQDSDTSYRYQNVSKAKTHGVEFSAGYDLPFGFTPYVDVTWMKREFNNDQYKTWKTGTPEWTGRTGVRALYPVNDSLDIIGDAYIRFASKTELESGTPRTTYSSDAWTTANAMLGVKFGSEKQYTVVGEVLNIFNQEYTLNTGDSIYEPGVHANLKVSVEF, from the coding sequence ATGATCTTGCTGCGTAGTCTGCGCAGGCATGCTCTACCCCTGGGTCTGGCAGGGGCACTGTTCTGGAGCGCCCCTGCCCATGCCGAACCTCTTCAGACCGATACCGTCAAGGTATCAGCCTCGCGCGTTGAAAAAGAGCTGCTGGACGTGCCCATGGCCGTAAGCGTGGTCACTGAAGAGCAAATCAAGCTTTCCCCCGCAGCCACGGTGGGCGGAATCTTGCAGGATATTCCCGGCGTGCAGGTTCTCAATTCCGGGGCCCAGGGCTTGAAACGCATCGCCATACGCGGCGAGAGCCCCAACCGCGTGCTCATCCTCATCGACGGCCAGAAGATCGCTGAAAACAAGTCCATGGACGGTTCGGCCCTGCTTGTGGACCCTGCCATGATTGAAAGAATCGAAGTCATCAAGGGTCCGGCCTCGGTGCTGTACGGCTCCGAAGCCATGGGCGGCGTCATCAACATCATCACCAAGAAGGGCGGCACAAAACCCATTCAGGGGCAGTTAACCACAAGCTACAACGGCTCCACGCGCGGTTTCGACGAAAGCCTCTCGCTCTATGGCGGCTACGAAGGCTTTAAATACAGGACCACAGGAGCCAACACCTATCAGCACAACCTGTCCACACCTGACGGCGAGGCCAAGCATTCCAAGTTCAAGCAGCAGTCCGGGTCCGCTTTTCTGAGCTATGATTTCACCCCCCATCTCACGGTGGGCGGCCTGTATGAGCAGTTTTACAGCGAGATTCTCGCCGGCAACAGAAAAACACCCAACTTTTTTGTCGATATTTCTCCCTGGGAACGCAAAAAGGCCGCCGTGTTCGCCGAAATCAAGGACGTCACCTCCTTTTTGCCGCGCCTGCGCATGGATGCCTTCTGGCAGCACAACCGGAAAAAAATGCTCAACCATGTGGAGCAGGGCGAGGCCATGCTGATGGACAACCACGCCAACAACAAAAACGAACAGTGGGGCGCAAGCCTTCAGTCCGACTGGGCCATTGGCGAGAACAACTACCTTATCGCCGGCTATGAATTCAACAGGGACGGTCTCGACGCCAAGACTGACCAAGCGATAACGGCCACAGGAGTCAAAAAAGGTGTTCTTACAACCACCTTCATAGACACTAACTACAAATACAAGGGCTACATGGACACCCATGCCCTGTACGCGCTGATGGAAAGCAAGCTGCCTTGGGACTTCACGCTGTCTTACGGCGTGCGGCAGACCTGGGTAAGTTCTCACATGACCACGGCGGAGGGCAATAACCGCGTTCAAGTAAGCACCAAAGGCAGGACCATGCCACCGCAGTACGGCAGTGCTGACGCTGGCGCCACTGGCGACACATGGGAATCAAACCCCGTATTCAATGTTACGCTCATGTGGCAGGGCATTAAAGACCTGGCCCTGCGCGCGGGCTTTTCGCAAGGGTTCCGCGCCCCCAACCTGCAGGACAAATATATCATCTCCAGCATGGGCGGCGGCACGGTATATCCCAATCAGGACCTCAAGCCCGAAAAATCCAATACCTGGGAACTGGGCGCACGCTACTTCGCGCACGGTCTCAGCCTTGACCTCACGGGCTTCTATACCGTGGCTGACGATTATATTGCTTCAATGCAGGACAGCGACACCTCGTATCGCTACCAGAACGTCAGCAAGGCCAAGACCCACGGCGTGGAGTTCAGCGCGGGCTATGACCTGCCCTTCGGTTTTACGCCCTACGTCGATGTCACCTGGATGAAGCGCGAATTCAACAACGACCAATACAAGACATGGAAAACCGGCACGCCCGAATGGACTGGCCGTACCGGCGTGCGTGCGCTGTACCCCGTCAATGACAGCCTCGACATCATTGGCGACGCCTACATCCGCTTTGCCAGCAAGACAGAACTGGAAAGCGGCACGCCCCGCACCACATATTCCAGTGACGCATGGACCACGGCCAACGCCATGCTTGGCGTAAAATTCGGCTCTGAAAAGCAGTACACCGTTGTCGGCGAAGTGCTCAATATCTTTAATCAGGAATATACGCTTAATACTGGCGATTCCATCTACGAACCCGGGGTGCATGCCAACCTCAAGGTCAGCGTAGAGTTTTAA